In Natrinema sp. HArc-T2, a genomic segment contains:
- a CDS encoding DUF6516 family protein translates to MGHELTHRYTHVEAGLVENVVIRRTTDTNTYPSGWKYTLHLGTLQDLTLIRYDNAHEDTKGHELHTAAGDTDLEFPGMEELLVEFWANADEYWDTTGGNPPRPY, encoded by the coding sequence ATGGGTCATGAACTCACGCATCGGTATACCCACGTCGAAGCCGGACTTGTCGAAAATGTCGTCATACGACGTACGACCGATACAAACACCTACCCGTCCGGTTGGAAATACACACTTCACTTGGGCACGCTACAAGACCTGACGCTTATCCGCTACGACAACGCCCACGAAGATACCAAAGGCCATGAACTCCACACCGCTGCTGGCGATACTGATCTCGAGTTTCCTGGAATGGAGGAACTCCTCGTTGAGTTCTGGGCCAATGCTGACGAATACTGGGACACCACTGGTGGCAATCCACCACGTCCCTATTGA
- a CDS encoding restriction endonuclease, translating into MAVLDNFSGFEFEDLMEDVFRNLGYENVRQAAKTADEGRDILMEEVVDGTRRAIVVECKHTGTVGRPVVQKLHSAIATFDFDGPKRGMVVTPGRFTSPAHEYATRLEQNGDPYPIELIDGTELREIADEIGLDLYNGRIEILCDETLRPYDSAATVDAPVREAFRDIENIAASDLPEPHSQVTFRPVVSITADTNAVFETSVGVIHQINERTRFVVHAERGYPQVADDNVTSLVTENLHTTVDLDEDRFEKVFDHVTERRFGQTQTEYKEWAVDRLQDYHTTRVTYTGDNNVTYNKTCEPTLSDISVQSIEPVYLPEVRQTTELQAYTYPYEYYAAGPSRVTLENDIHRCVHCETSGSDETYTYCANCGAIACGSHIRTERLEGEPVCTGCAVTERFALKTKYFYDDHNLEAFRTKYAAMPLHEKAMENKPLAGALLVSLFVIVVLLAVSGVI; encoded by the coding sequence ATGGCAGTCTTGGATAATTTCTCTGGGTTCGAATTCGAGGATCTGATGGAGGACGTCTTCCGAAACCTCGGTTACGAAAACGTCCGGCAGGCCGCAAAAACGGCTGATGAGGGGCGGGACATTCTGATGGAAGAGGTTGTCGACGGGACTCGGCGAGCGATTGTTGTCGAGTGTAAGCATACAGGGACTGTCGGACGGCCGGTCGTCCAGAAACTGCATTCGGCCATTGCGACGTTTGACTTCGACGGACCCAAGCGCGGAATGGTCGTCACGCCAGGTCGGTTTACCAGTCCTGCCCACGAGTACGCTACCCGCCTTGAGCAGAACGGCGATCCATATCCTATCGAGTTGATCGACGGCACGGAACTCCGCGAGATTGCTGATGAAATCGGCCTTGACCTCTATAACGGCCGCATCGAGATCCTCTGTGACGAGACGCTACGTCCCTACGACTCGGCGGCGACTGTCGATGCACCTGTTCGAGAGGCATTCCGCGACATCGAGAACATCGCGGCATCCGACCTTCCGGAGCCACATTCGCAAGTGACGTTCCGTCCAGTCGTCTCGATTACTGCCGATACGAATGCGGTCTTCGAGACATCGGTGGGTGTCATCCACCAGATCAACGAGCGAACACGGTTCGTCGTCCATGCGGAACGCGGCTATCCACAGGTAGCCGATGACAATGTCACGTCGCTCGTCACCGAGAATCTTCATACGACAGTCGACCTTGACGAGGATCGATTTGAGAAGGTCTTTGATCACGTCACCGAACGCCGGTTCGGACAGACCCAGACCGAGTACAAGGAGTGGGCCGTCGACCGACTGCAAGACTATCACACGACGAGAGTGACCTACACCGGTGATAACAACGTCACATACAACAAGACCTGCGAGCCGACCCTCTCGGATATCTCGGTTCAATCGATCGAACCAGTGTATCTGCCTGAAGTCCGACAGACAACCGAACTGCAGGCGTACACGTACCCTTACGAGTACTATGCAGCGGGACCGTCACGAGTAACTCTCGAGAACGATATCCACCGCTGTGTCCACTGTGAGACGAGCGGCAGCGACGAGACATACACCTACTGTGCTAACTGTGGCGCGATTGCCTGTGGCAGTCACATCAGAACTGAGCGACTCGAGGGTGAACCGGTCTGTACAGGCTGTGCGGTCACCGAACGGTTCGCGCTCAAGACGAAATACTTCTACGACGACCACAACCTCGAGGCGTTCCGCACAAAATATGCAGCGATGCCACTCCACGAGAAGGCGATGGAGAACAAGCCGCTGGCCGGCGCTCTTCTCGTGTCGCTCTTCGTGATCGTCGTGCTCCTCGCTGTCAGTGGCGTAATCTGA
- a CDS encoding Lrp/AsnC family transcriptional regulator, with translation MDYRLDEIDRRIIYELMHDARNTSSPTIADQVNVSPATIRNRISQLEENNIIRKYTAEIDFERADSHLTNLYICNAPVSERKALAQKASAVPGVINVRQLMTGRRNLHIMAVGENTEHLRRITRALSHLGIEIEDETLVESENHSPYTLFGPDEEISAKTAADFISLTGDANIVDVTVQADAPIVDHTLEEAVQNDILDDDSLVIAIERGDRVLTPHGTTVIQSNDIVTVLSHSGDTEHTLDAFIAEEAT, from the coding sequence ATGGACTATCGGCTTGATGAAATCGACCGGCGCATTATTTACGAATTGATGCATGATGCCCGGAATACGTCCTCGCCAACGATCGCTGACCAAGTGAACGTCTCTCCTGCAACGATCCGAAATCGAATCAGCCAACTCGAGGAAAACAATATCATCCGTAAGTATACCGCTGAGATTGACTTCGAACGAGCAGATAGCCACTTGACAAACCTCTATATTTGCAACGCACCAGTCTCCGAACGCAAAGCACTTGCACAGAAGGCGAGTGCTGTCCCAGGTGTCATCAATGTCCGTCAATTAATGACTGGCCGTCGAAACCTACATATCATGGCTGTTGGTGAAAATACAGAACACCTTAGACGAATCACTCGCGCACTCTCCCACCTGGGTATTGAGATTGAAGATGAAACGCTCGTGGAGTCTGAAAATCATAGTCCTTATACATTATTTGGCCCTGACGAGGAAATTTCGGCCAAGACGGCAGCAGATTTTATTAGCCTTACTGGAGATGCAAACATTGTTGATGTGACTGTGCAGGCTGATGCCCCTATTGTCGATCATACACTTGAAGAGGCAGTCCAAAACGATATTCTTGATGATGACTCACTGGTCATCGCTATTGAACGCGGAGATCGCGTATTGACACCTCACGGAACAACCGTTATTCAATCAAATGATATCGTCACAGTGCTATCCCATAGCGGTGACACTGAACACACACTTGACGCATTCATCGCTGAAGAAGCCACTTGA
- a CDS encoding amino acid permease: MSGAQLLGMSHGEGDEELAKDLGLISAMTIGIGTMIGAGIFVLPGVAANAAGPIVVVSFVVGGLIAMVNALSISELGTAMPKAGGGYYYINKSLGPMFGSIAGMGDWMGLAFASAFYCIGFGQYLAVFVPLPEVAFLSPIQLGALLAGGVFVGVNYIGAKETGSIQTIIVFTLLAILTAFSLAGFSSFEYATLANEGGLAPFGTGAILPATALVFVSFLGYAKIATVAEELKNPGRNLPIAIIGSVGIVTVIYAILVTTMLGVISWPDLSQDAPVAQAAEVAFPASIGPVGGVAAAAAALMTVGALLATASSANASILASARINFAMGRDKIVTNWLNEIHPNFATPYRSILVTGGLIIVFIAFLGKDLEVLAKAASVLHLIVYALMNVALIVFREADVPEYDPDFRVPFYPITPILGAVLSLGLVAFMDNLEIALSAAFVVVAVLWYFLYARNKTSQQGVLSHYIRSREEELPDRVVGAADAVAPSGSDGPTIMVALANPRTESALITLASAIAEHEGGRVLATHIVTVPDQTTLTAAAENGDLNAASETLLDAAKQDAAAFDVPIETKTILSHRSLEEVYDAAQSNDADRVVMGYGGTQFAGGRAERTLDELTHDLPCDFLVLDATEFDPTDIVVPTAGGASSDLSAEAALALQETLDTEVSLLHVVNEGEEAEGREFLRDWADSHQLSDADLHIETGDTETVIERISADHDLVILGATERGLLSRIVQGSLVFDVIEELDTPVLLTERPSSRSLRDRLFGRR, translated from the coding sequence ATGAGTGGTGCTCAATTGCTCGGTATGAGCCACGGCGAGGGTGACGAGGAACTGGCAAAGGACCTCGGCCTCATTTCTGCGATGACAATCGGTATTGGAACGATGATCGGTGCCGGGATTTTCGTCTTACCCGGTGTTGCCGCCAACGCAGCAGGGCCGATCGTCGTCGTGTCGTTCGTCGTCGGCGGACTGATTGCGATGGTAAACGCACTGTCCATCTCTGAACTCGGGACTGCGATGCCGAAAGCGGGTGGTGGATATTACTACATCAACAAGTCACTCGGGCCGATGTTCGGATCGATCGCGGGCATGGGTGATTGGATGGGGCTTGCCTTCGCCTCCGCGTTCTACTGTATTGGATTCGGGCAGTATCTCGCCGTTTTTGTCCCGTTACCCGAGGTTGCGTTCCTCAGCCCGATCCAGCTCGGGGCGCTCCTTGCCGGCGGTGTTTTTGTTGGCGTCAACTATATTGGAGCCAAGGAGACCGGGAGCATCCAGACGATCATTGTGTTCACGTTGCTTGCGATTCTCACTGCGTTCTCACTCGCGGGCTTTTCCTCGTTCGAGTACGCGACACTGGCTAACGAGGGCGGCCTTGCACCGTTCGGGACAGGTGCGATTCTGCCGGCGACTGCACTGGTGTTCGTGTCGTTTCTCGGCTACGCGAAGATCGCAACTGTCGCCGAGGAATTGAAAAATCCGGGACGGAACCTCCCCATCGCCATTATCGGGAGTGTCGGGATCGTGACCGTCATCTACGCGATCCTCGTGACGACGATGCTCGGGGTTATCTCGTGGCCAGACCTCAGTCAAGATGCACCGGTCGCACAGGCTGCTGAGGTCGCGTTTCCCGCCTCTATCGGCCCCGTCGGGGGTGTCGCTGCTGCGGCAGCAGCCCTGATGACCGTTGGTGCGCTGTTGGCGACGGCATCGTCGGCGAACGCCTCAATCCTCGCCTCAGCGCGCATCAACTTCGCGATGGGCCGTGACAAGATCGTCACGAACTGGCTCAACGAGATTCATCCGAACTTTGCGACGCCCTATCGGTCGATTCTCGTCACTGGTGGGCTCATCATCGTATTTATTGCATTTTTAGGGAAAGACCTCGAGGTACTCGCAAAAGCAGCAAGCGTCCTCCACCTCATCGTCTACGCGCTGATGAACGTCGCGCTCATCGTGTTCCGAGAGGCGGACGTCCCGGAGTACGATCCCGATTTCCGGGTTCCGTTCTATCCCATCACGCCGATCCTCGGCGCGGTATTATCGCTCGGACTCGTCGCGTTTATGGACAATCTGGAGATTGCACTGTCTGCAGCGTTCGTCGTCGTTGCTGTTCTCTGGTACTTCCTCTACGCCCGCAATAAAACGTCACAACAGGGTGTACTCTCGCACTACATTCGAAGCCGTGAAGAAGAACTGCCGGATCGCGTTGTCGGGGCTGCCGACGCAGTTGCGCCGAGTGGATCGGACGGGCCGACGATCATGGTCGCACTGGCCAACCCGCGAACAGAGAGCGCGCTTATCACACTTGCCAGTGCGATCGCTGAACACGAAGGCGGGCGTGTGCTCGCAACACACATCGTCACCGTGCCAGACCAGACAACGCTTACCGCTGCCGCCGAGAACGGCGATCTTAACGCTGCCTCGGAGACGCTTCTCGACGCCGCCAAACAAGACGCAGCGGCATTCGATGTGCCCATTGAGACGAAGACGATCCTGTCCCATCGCAGTCTCGAAGAAGTGTACGATGCAGCGCAATCGAACGATGCTGACAGAGTCGTGATGGGCTATGGCGGCACGCAGTTTGCGGGTGGGCGTGCCGAACGTACCCTTGATGAACTAACACACGACTTGCCGTGTGATTTTCTCGTCCTAGACGCAACGGAGTTCGATCCGACCGATATAGTCGTCCCCACTGCCGGCGGAGCGTCGTCGGATCTCTCCGCAGAGGCAGCCCTCGCACTGCAGGAAACGCTCGATACCGAAGTGTCGTTGTTACACGTCGTCAACGAGGGAGAAGAAGCGGAAGGGCGTGAATTCCTGCGTGACTGGGCCGACAGCCATCAGTTGTCGGATGCCGACTTACACATCGAGACTGGTGATACCGAGACCGTGATCGAACGCATCAGTGCCGATCACGATCTCGTCATACTCGGCGCGACAGAGCGTGGACTCCTGTCACGTATTGTTCAGGGTTCACTCGTGTTTGATGTCATCGAGGAACTCGACACACCGGTTCTGTTGACCGAACGCCCATCGTCGCGTTCGCTCCGCGATCGGCTGTTTGGCCGCCGTTGA
- a CDS encoding universal stress protein translates to MGSTPDSSHGNLLAHVLVPVANENDAEKTALALEPYDPDKVTVLHVVEKGEGVPDKTPVEQSENIAAESYAAVRRVFPDANDHTAYARDVVAAIFEAADEVDASAIAYRSRGGNRLMQFLSGDHSLKLVTQANRPVIALPRTDGDESAE, encoded by the coding sequence ATGGGCAGTACACCTGATTCCTCCCATGGTAATCTTCTTGCACACGTTCTTGTTCCGGTCGCAAACGAGAACGATGCCGAGAAGACAGCGCTGGCGCTTGAACCGTACGATCCAGACAAGGTGACAGTACTTCACGTCGTCGAAAAGGGAGAGGGCGTTCCGGATAAGACGCCTGTCGAGCAATCCGAAAACATCGCTGCAGAATCATACGCCGCTGTCCGCAGGGTCTTTCCTGATGCGAACGACCACACTGCCTACGCTCGCGATGTCGTCGCTGCTATTTTCGAGGCTGCTGATGAGGTAGATGCGAGCGCTATCGCGTATCGTTCCCGTGGTGGAAACCGACTCATGCAGTTTCTATCGGGTGACCACTCGCTCAAACTCGTTACCCAAGCCAATCGGCCCGTCATCGCACTACCGCGGACAGATGGAGACGAATCAGCTGAGTGA
- a CDS encoding winged helix-turn-helix transcriptional regulator — MSKGIDEIDEEILYYLTQEGRHTSAPDIAEKVDVSAPTVRNRIRRLEEDGIIQGYHAHVDYEQADGRLTNLFTCTTPATDRQEQAQRVLDVPGVINVREIMTGKGDLQIKVVGMDTDDLTRIAQDITALGIEIDDEGLIHREYVRPYAQFGPREKEPISPVTGVAGLAGDADVIEVIVKEGAPITGKTLQQANKENLIPASVLVVRIDRGDQAITPTGETTIREDDFVTIHSRSGITDDTLEVFTG, encoded by the coding sequence ATGTCCAAAGGTATCGATGAGATAGACGAGGAGATACTGTATTATCTTACGCAGGAGGGGCGTCATACGTCTGCACCTGATATCGCTGAGAAAGTAGATGTCTCTGCTCCGACTGTTCGTAATCGGATTCGCCGTCTCGAAGAAGATGGAATTATTCAGGGCTATCATGCTCATGTGGACTACGAACAAGCCGACGGTCGATTAACAAATCTATTCACCTGTACCACGCCAGCGACTGATCGGCAGGAACAGGCCCAGCGGGTTCTCGATGTTCCAGGCGTTATCAACGTCAGAGAGATCATGACTGGCAAAGGAGATCTCCAAATCAAGGTAGTTGGTATGGATACTGATGACCTCACACGCATCGCACAGGATATTACAGCTCTTGGTATCGAAATTGATGATGAGGGCCTTATTCATCGAGAATATGTCCGCCCATACGCTCAGTTCGGTCCCCGGGAAAAGGAACCAATTTCGCCAGTAACCGGTGTTGCAGGTCTTGCTGGAGATGCAGATGTAATCGAAGTCATTGTGAAGGAGGGTGCACCAATCACTGGCAAAACGCTTCAACAGGCCAACAAAGAGAACCTTATCCCCGCAAGTGTACTGGTAGTGAGAATTGATCGAGGCGATCAAGCCATTACTCCAACAGGAGAGACCACAATCAGGGAGGATGACTTCGTTACGATTCATTCGCGATCGGGAATCACTGATGATACCTTAGAGGTATTCACTGGGTGA
- a CDS encoding TrkA family potassium uptake protein, whose translation MYIIIVGAGDIGTPLINIATRSGNEVVVIENDEERADRVAGEYDCLILNADATAHGTLMDAGIEEADALISTTDRDATNIMVCLLAQEHEVPAVVSVVHDPEHMNVFRQIGVNTMENPQELIAEYLYRAIARPAIVDYMRIGDEAEVFEITVTENAPIAGKTIVEAAEERVLPDDVLIVAIEREGQDPPLTPKGGMEIQAGDLLTVYSAFGADPELTDVFGHPEDRVK comes from the coding sequence ATGTATATTATCATCGTTGGAGCAGGCGATATCGGAACGCCATTGATCAATATCGCGACTCGGTCGGGCAACGAAGTCGTCGTCATCGAGAACGACGAAGAACGGGCTGATCGAGTTGCCGGTGAGTACGATTGTCTGATTCTCAATGCCGATGCGACGGCCCATGGGACACTCATGGATGCCGGGATCGAAGAGGCAGACGCCCTAATCAGCACGACCGACCGAGACGCGACCAACATCATGGTCTGTCTGCTCGCCCAAGAACACGAGGTTCCAGCAGTCGTCTCAGTCGTGCACGATCCAGAACACATGAACGTGTTTCGCCAGATCGGCGTCAATACGATGGAAAATCCGCAAGAACTCATCGCCGAATATCTCTACCGGGCGATTGCTCGTCCCGCGATCGTCGACTACATGCGAATCGGCGACGAGGCGGAGGTCTTCGAGATCACTGTCACCGAAAATGCCCCGATCGCCGGCAAAACGATCGTCGAGGCAGCGGAGGAAAGGGTCCTCCCCGACGACGTCCTGATCGTCGCGATCGAACGCGAAGGACAGGACCCACCACTTACTCCGAAAGGAGGGATGGAGATCCAAGCCGGTGATCTGCTGACCGTCTATTCGGCGTTCGGCGCTGACCCCGAACTGACTGACGTGTTCGGTCATCCTGAAGACCGAGTTAAATGA
- a CDS encoding TrkH family potassium uptake protein: MNDAMETISRDLGRIFQALAGLLFVSLLIPLVWGEYWAMPALIVSGLLPLGIGYLLTSTFREATQPGKLHGMIIAATGWFCVALFGSVPFLLIAWTVELGLPVLETPAQTETLAAFTNPLNAVFESMSGFTGTGLTMTDNEEVLPRTLQWWRSFIEWVGGVGVIVLTTAILARPGSGSLTLYESEARSERIHPSIVSTVQTIWWIFLLFTFVSILLLWVVGMPLWGAINHAMTGLSTGGFSITDNSIATYDSAAIDFALLPIMLLGSIAFPVHYLILQGDLRNLYTDLQTRWVFIYMSAGTLALTALVYVTETYDTLFTAFRYSSFQFVSAATCAGFQTAVDSTNVALGRWPAQAQLTVVFGMIVGGAAGSTVGGIKLIRALTLLKGIRFRIMDVFYPKTAVRRLEINGRRLNEQEVRQEFEEAAIIGFLWFVFLGIGMFVLLLILPQGEYTLENVIFEVASAQGNVGLSAGITGPESLPTLGKLMFLFNMWIGRLEIIPVLVTLRAIFRRGGIYQ, from the coding sequence ATGAACGATGCGATGGAAACAATCAGCCGAGACTTGGGGCGCATATTTCAAGCGCTGGCCGGGTTACTGTTTGTCTCGCTGCTCATCCCGCTTGTCTGGGGAGAGTACTGGGCGATGCCGGCTCTCATCGTCTCCGGGTTACTCCCGCTTGGGATCGGCTACCTCTTGACATCGACGTTTCGGGAGGCGACCCAGCCTGGGAAGTTACACGGGATGATCATCGCCGCGACGGGCTGGTTCTGTGTCGCGCTCTTCGGATCGGTCCCGTTCCTCCTCATTGCGTGGACCGTTGAGCTTGGACTACCAGTCCTCGAGACGCCGGCACAGACGGAGACACTCGCGGCGTTTACCAATCCACTCAACGCCGTCTTCGAGAGTATGAGCGGCTTTACCGGGACTGGCCTGACGATGACCGACAACGAGGAGGTCTTACCACGGACGCTGCAGTGGTGGCGATCGTTCATCGAGTGGGTCGGTGGCGTCGGCGTGATCGTCCTGACGACGGCGATCCTCGCCCGCCCTGGCAGTGGATCACTGACGCTCTATGAGAGCGAAGCGCGATCCGAACGGATTCATCCGAGTATCGTCTCCACGGTGCAGACGATCTGGTGGATCTTCCTCCTCTTTACGTTCGTCTCGATCCTGTTACTCTGGGTTGTCGGGATGCCTCTCTGGGGCGCAATCAACCACGCGATGACAGGACTCTCAACTGGTGGATTCTCGATTACCGACAACTCGATCGCCACCTACGACAGCGCCGCTATCGACTTCGCACTCCTGCCGATCATGCTGCTCGGTAGTATCGCCTTCCCAGTGCACTATCTCATCCTGCAAGGCGACCTCCGAAATCTCTATACGGATCTCCAGACTCGATGGGTATTCATCTACATGAGCGCTGGCACGCTCGCTCTTACCGCGCTCGTCTACGTCACCGAAACGTATGATACCCTGTTTACGGCGTTTCGGTACAGCTCCTTCCAATTCGTCTCGGCGGCGACCTGCGCTGGCTTCCAAACTGCAGTCGATTCGACGAATGTCGCGCTTGGCCGGTGGCCAGCACAGGCCCAACTCACGGTGGTCTTCGGGATGATTGTTGGCGGTGCAGCTGGGTCGACAGTCGGCGGAATCAAGCTCATCCGGGCGCTCACGCTATTAAAAGGAATTCGCTTCCGTATCATGGATGTCTTTTATCCAAAGACAGCCGTCCGCCGGCTGGAAATCAACGGTCGCCGTCTCAACGAACAGGAAGTCCGCCAAGAGTTCGAGGAAGCGGCCATTATCGGCTTTCTCTGGTTTGTCTTCCTTGGCATTGGGATGTTTGTGCTTCTCCTAATACTTCCACAGGGGGAGTACACCCTCGAAAACGTCATCTTCGAGGTCGCAAGCGCACAGGGCAACGTCGGCCTCTCCGCGGGCATCACCGGGCCGGAGTCGCTTCCGACGCTTGGGAAACTCATGTTCTTGTTCAATATGTGGATCGGTCGCCTCGAGATCATCCCCGTGCTAGTGACGCTTCGGGCAATCTTCCGCCGGGGTGGAATATACCAATGA
- a CDS encoding TrkA family potassium uptake protein has protein sequence MYIIVVGAGDIGIPLIDIATRSGNEVVVIEKDPERADRAAGEYDCLILNDDATAHEALIDAGIGKADALISTTDRDATNIMVCLLAQEHEVPSIVSVVHDPEHMNVFRQIGVNTMENPQELIAEYLYRSVARPAIVDYMRIGEEAEVFEIRVTENAPIIGKTILEAANEEIIPDDVLIVAIEREGQEPPITPKGSTTIQTGDLLTVYSGFGAEPELTNVFGHYEDRVK, from the coding sequence ATGTATATCATCGTCGTCGGTGCGGGCGATATCGGGATTCCGCTGATCGATATCGCGACTCGATCGGGAAACGAGGTCGTCGTCATCGAGAAAGATCCCGAACGCGCGGATCGGGCCGCCGGTGAGTACGACTGCCTGATCTTAAACGACGACGCCACGGCCCATGAAGCGCTCATCGACGCTGGAATCGGGAAGGCTGACGCCCTGATCAGCACGACCGACCGGGACGCGACCAATATCATGGTCTGTCTGCTCGCGCAGGAACACGAGGTACCGTCGATCGTCTCAGTCGTGCACGACCCCGAGCACATGAACGTGTTTCGCCAGATCGGCGTCAACACCATGGAGAACCCCCAGGAACTCATCGCGGAGTACCTGTATCGGTCGGTTGCTCGCCCCGCTATCGTCGACTACATGCGAATCGGCGAGGAGGCGGAGGTCTTCGAGATCCGAGTCACTGAAAACGCGCCGATTATCGGAAAAACGATCCTCGAGGCCGCGAATGAAGAAATAATTCCCGACGATGTGCTGATCGTTGCCATCGAACGTGAAGGACAGGAGCCGCCGATTACTCCAAAGGGAAGCACGACCATCCAGACCGGCGATCTGTTAACCGTCTACTCAGGATTTGGTGCCGAACCCGAACTGACAAACGTGTTCGGCCATTACGAGGACCGGGTGAAATGA
- a CDS encoding TrkH family potassium uptake protein — translation MRLRTEWRASFALVGTVLKYLSVPLVIPIVVALIYGDPVFPFVATIALTIAVGHGLEQLDLDPDLQIREAMLFVAISWLAVAAVGAVPYVLAGWGTESTLADPVNALFESMSGFTTTGATVLGEISLERHSHAVMMWRQLTQWLGGMGIIVLMVAILPEIAVSGAQLIESEAPGPELQKLTPRIAETARILWLVYFAFTAIYIALLYGFHLAGMAPNMGLYNAIAHGFTTLPTGGFSPEADSVAAFSAIVQWTAIPFMIIAGTNFALFWHVFSGDGHRFVRNTEFRAYIAAIAGLTVLLAGMLYAGAAPALSGLGGVTEGVLGNSLRQSAFQIGSLLTSTGYATSDFVEWTSTGKIVLLFAMLVGGCAGSTGGGVKVVRWVIIFKVLRRELLTASHPEVVRPVRLGGNVVDEDAIRGVLGFTFMYLLIFAIATLFIALDASRIGYTLTPLEAFSASLATIGNIGPGFGSLGPFGSYLEFPDSSKLVMVFLMWIGRLEIIPVLVLFTGGFWTR, via the coding sequence ATGCGGCTCCGAACTGAGTGGCGCGCCAGCTTCGCGCTCGTCGGGACCGTCCTCAAGTATCTCTCCGTTCCGTTAGTGATCCCAATCGTCGTGGCGCTCATTTACGGCGACCCGGTGTTCCCGTTCGTCGCGACGATCGCACTGACGATCGCCGTTGGCCACGGCCTCGAGCAACTCGACCTCGATCCGGACCTGCAGATCCGGGAGGCGATGCTGTTCGTCGCGATCTCGTGGCTCGCCGTCGCCGCCGTCGGCGCGGTCCCGTATGTGCTCGCTGGCTGGGGAACCGAATCGACGCTTGCCGACCCAGTCAACGCGCTGTTTGAGTCGATGTCTGGCTTTACGACCACTGGGGCCACCGTCCTCGGGGAGATCTCTCTTGAGCGCCACTCTCACGCCGTGATGATGTGGCGACAGCTCACGCAGTGGCTCGGCGGGATGGGGATCATCGTCTTGATGGTCGCGATCCTGCCAGAGATCGCCGTCAGCGGTGCCCAACTCATCGAGTCGGAGGCGCCGGGTCCGGAGCTACAGAAACTGACCCCGCGGATCGCCGAGACGGCACGGATCCTCTGGCTCGTCTACTTCGCTTTTACTGCTATCTATATCGCGCTGCTCTATGGCTTTCATCTTGCAGGGATGGCACCGAACATGGGGCTGTACAACGCCATCGCCCACGGGTTCACAACGCTCCCGACGGGCGGGTTCTCCCCAGAGGCCGACAGCGTCGCGGCCTTTTCTGCGATCGTCCAGTGGACGGCAATCCCCTTCATGATCATCGCCGGGACGAACTTCGCCCTGTTCTGGCACGTCTTCAGCGGTGACGGTCATCGCTTCGTTCGAAACACCGAGTTTCGCGCCTACATCGCCGCGATCGCCGGGCTGACCGTCCTCCTCGCTGGAATGCTCTATGCCGGTGCCGCGCCAGCGCTATCGGGCCTCGGCGGCGTGACCGAGGGCGTCCTCGGGAACTCGCTACGCCAGAGCGCCTTCCAGATCGGATCGCTGCTGACCTCAACCGGTTACGCGACCAGCGACTTCGTCGAGTGGACCTCGACGGGGAAGATCGTCCTCCTGTTTGCCATGTTAGTCGGCGGCTGCGCCGGGTCGACCGGCGGTGGCGTCAAAGTGGTTCGATGGGTGATCATTTTCAAGGTCCTCCGACGGGAACTGTTGACAGCCTCTCACCCCGAAGTCGTTCGACCAGTCCGTCTCGGCGGTAACGTCGTCGACGAGGACGCGATCCGCGGCGTCCTCGGCTTCACGTTCATGTATCTCCTCATCTTCGCCATCGCAACGCTGTTCATCGCGCTCGATGCCAGCCGTATCGGCTACACGTTGACGCCGCTCGAAGCATTCAGCGCCAGTCTCGCGACGATTGGCAATATTGGTCCTGGGTTCGGCTCGCTCGGCCCGTTTGGGAGCTACCTCGAGTTTCCGGATAGCTCGAAGCTCGTGATGGTCTTTCTCATGTGGATTGGCCGCCTCGAGATCATTCCTGTGCTTGTGCTGTTCACTGGTGGCTTCTGGACACGCTGA